The nucleotide sequence TCAATCGCAACCGCCGGCACAGCTCCAGCCCATCCATATTCGGCATGGATAAATCGGTGATCACGAGGTCAGGAGTCCAGTCCTTCATGATCTCCAGCGCCATCTCGCCATCGTTGGCCACGCGGATGTCGTAACCCTGGTTCGAGAGGCTTGTCCGCAATACTCGCGTGATCTGCGGTTCGTCATCCACGACGAGGATGCCGCGATGATTGGAAGGCGCCGGCATCACTCGGGCTCCTGCGTCACGATGTGAACATCCACAGCTGGCGCATCGCGAAGAAATTTGTGAAGCGCGGAGAGATACATAAAGCGCCTCCATCCCTGCGTCGCCGAACGTCCGAATACGACCTGCGTAATATGCTTTTCACGGACAAACTCGGCGATCGTCTCTTCCACTTTCTGGGCCTTAAGCCGGACCACGTTGGCGCCGACATTTTGCGCAAACTGAATGTTCGCACTCAGTGTTTTCTGGTCGGCTTCGCTGTTGTCCTGCCCACGGTCGATATAGATGACGTATAAGTCGGCATCGATCGCTTGCGCCATGCGGCTGCCGCGGGCAATCAGATACTGGGCGGCCGGATTAGAACTGATGGCAACAGCAATCCGTTCCCGGATGCTGACTTTGCTGCTGGCTTCATCTTTCTCTCGATAGGACTCCAGCTTCTGGTCGACCGCATGTGTCACCTGTCGCAGGGCCAGTTCGCGGAGGGCAATCAGATTTCCTTCCTGGAAAAAATTCGTCAGCGCTCGATCGACACGCTCCTGCGGATACACATCGCCGCGCCGCATCCGATTCTGCAGCGCTTCGGGAGTCAGGTCGGCCATCACGACTTCATTGACTCT is from Acidobacteriota bacterium and encodes:
- a CDS encoding universal stress protein, encoding MPKTPEQWLEEAAPTRKGGSFKLFLGYAPGVGKTFSMLSEAIRRHSRGEDIVIGVVESHGRKSTADLAAQLEAVPRQRIPYKGTVFEEMDVDAILKRKPQVALVDELAHTNIEGSKHHKRYEDVFELLDAGIDVLSTMNIQHLESVTPTVRSLTGVQVRETVPDWVLQRVNEVVMADLTPEALQNRMRRGDVYPQERVDRALTNFFQEGNLIALRELALRQVTHAVDQKLESYREKDEASSKVSIRERIAVAISSNPAAQYLIARGSRMAQAIDADLYVIYIDRGQDNSEADQKTLSANIQFAQNVGANVVRLKAQKVEETIAEFVREKHITQVVFGRSATQGWRRFMYLSALHKFLRDAPAVDVHIVTQEPE